GATGATCTTTGCTTATGTAAAGGCTCTCAGTTTTTTTAATGTTTTCCCACAGTCCTATGCTCATGTGATTGTTGTGCATATTCTCATCAATGTGGGCTTAAGTAGTTTTTTGTTATTTATGCCACTGCAAAAAGCTTTATATAGAAAACTGCATCTTTTTGCGGGATTAAACCTGTCTAAGTTTAAATACTTGCAGCTATTGTGTGGTGGGGAACTCAAGGTCTCTTTGCTCTATGTGTGGGTTTTGATTTTTTCTTACTGCCTGACAAGCTTTTCCATCCCTTTGATTCTGTCAGGCGAGGGCCTAGCTACTAGCACTGAGTATTTGATTTATAAAAAAGGCTTCATTGAAGGGAATTGGTCCGCAGCAGCTTTTTGGGGAATAGTGCAGATTTTATTTGTGGCGTTTCTGTTTAAGTCTAGCACTGTCCGTGCTTATGGAAAAGACAAGGCTTTTTTGGGAATGTATCAGATCAAGTGGCCCTTTCATTATTTGGGTTCAGTGGCGAGTGTGATGTTACTGTTGACCTTAATGATGTGGCCTGTGGCACAGATGGATGTGGCTCTTGAGCATCTTAGCGTGGATGCGTACGACATAGCTGTCAATACACTGTTACTGGCGGGATGGTCGTTACTGTTTTACAGCTTATACTTTTGGAGCCAAGTGGTTTGGGTATGGAATAAAATACCATGGTACTTTTATCAAAAGTTTTGGAGCTTAAGTCCTATTTTAATGGGCGTGTATTTGCTTTCTGTAAGTTCAAAATTCAATTTGGATGCTGCAGGAAGAATGATCTTAACGGCCTTGGTGTTGGCTTCATTTATTTTTCCTTTCACTTTTAAATTCTGGATATGGCCTAAATTTAATGAGTTACAAAAAATGAAAATTAAATTTGATGTTTTGGGGGTTTCGCAAAAAAGAGCGATCAATCTGGTGATCATAGATTTTTTTAAAAGAGAGTTTATGCTTTCACTGAGTTATGTGTTTTTATTCGTAATAGGTGACTTTGCCATAAGTTCGATCTTGCTCTCGGATACAGTGACTCTGGGTTTAAGTATCAAAAACTATATTTTTAAATACCAATTAGCAGAAGCGCAGATGTTGAGTGTTGTACTTGCCATTGTGGCCTTTATAAGTTTGGCGATTTTTGGAGGAAAGCGTGCGTTCGATTCAAAATTTTAAAGCTCAGGTGGCTCAGTATCAACTGGTGCTGTCAGAGATTTCCCTGCAAGACGGCGAGATCACTTTGCTTTATGGACCATCGGGATCAGGTAAAACCAGTTTTCTTTTAGGGCTGCTGGGTGTTTTACCTAGTGAGTATAAACTCAATCTGAACATTCATGGAGCGGAAACTGATTTAGGACAAATTCAAGGACCCCAAAAAAACTGTGGGGTGGTCTTTCAGTTTGAAAATCTTTTTGATCATATTTCTGTTTATCGAAATTTGCTTTTAGTAAAACCTCTTGATGAGAGTGAAGCTAGTTTTCGTGCGAGGATTAAAGGTTTTGGTATTGAGGATCTTTTAGATAAGAAGGCGCACGTGCTTTCGGGAGGGGAGCAACAGATGGTCTCTTGTGTGAGGTTGTTCCTGCAACAAGACCGTCATGTGTTATTGTTAGATGAGCCATGGAGTGCCATGGACCCTGAAAATAAAAAAAAATATCGGCAATATCTTAAAGCCTATGTGCAGGCTCAAAATATTCCTTGTCTGTTAGTCAGTCATGATGAGGATGAGGCGACCCATGTGCAACCTCGTTTTAGATATGACTTTAATCAAGTCGCACGTTTTGAAAAAGGACAGCCCTGAGGGTTTGAGTCTGTTCGCACGTCGACGTTTTTCTTTTTGGCATACCAAAGCATGATCTTTTTGGCGGTTTCAGAGGGTGAGTTTTGCACTCTCATGGAACGTAAATGTGTAGAGGTTTGAATGTCTTTGGGGATTTTGATTTTGGTGTCTGCGGTTTCACAGACTACGCGGGCTAATTTTACATTTTCAATAATTTTGGGTTTGATCTCTGTTAGCGCGTTGTTCATACATAAAACGGCTGTCGCACGC
This region of Pseudobdellovibrionaceae bacterium genomic DNA includes:
- a CDS encoding ATP-binding cassette domain-containing protein, encoding MRSIQNFKAQVAQYQLVLSEISLQDGEITLLYGPSGSGKTSFLLGLLGVLPSEYKLNLNIHGAETDLGQIQGPQKNCGVVFQFENLFDHISVYRNLLLVKPLDESEASFRARIKGFGIEDLLDKKAHVLSGGEQQMVSCVRLFLQQDRHVLLLDEPWSAMDPENKKKYRQYLKAYVQAQNIPCLLVSHDEDEATHVQPRFRYDFNQVARFEKGQP